In a genomic window of Lacrimispora sp. BS-2:
- a CDS encoding ABC transporter permease, producing MKSFRKNVVRCARQNPGSFLGAVFIIAIGIFVYVAMMDTLRNLGDQVQHYYESSAMADVFAQVSGISEVDLERLKEIPGIEEVSGKMAVDVRLFAPSQTEIVTVHLMSYDSSDSLNRLMLKGTGTGKDSIYLGNRMAGLYGYENGTPLTLMIDGKSVRCELAGTCYGPDYIYAIPPGGAMIPDGEIYDIACIEKNRMEELTGKKDSMNELGFRLANGYTYEDVRYQLMDRLSGYGLISISSKEDQVSYNMVKGEINELYSMGTVLPVLFMSISVFMLYVVLKKMIDRDQSLIGTMKSFGMKDGELILAYLYQGAEVGVLGALAGSILAVPFGKYMFLIYVDFFNLPDTVYHSYMNTRISGMGIAVGTGLLAVYLGVRGILKITPAQAMRAKAPAAAGNLRLPAFLASRFGAMEKMGLRSVVRNPFRGFLIILAIAFPFSMSSVLFSFNGVADQMFLDQFSKVQTYDIQISLDRYVSPSRGESAGEGIRGVGKSEAVIQKAVELKHENLSEFAMIYGLNRGSDMWRIMDLYGRFYEPPEDGIIINSRIADKLHLEEGDVMEVSVPGLTAEAVKVPVKAVIKESLGGGCYMSAKGFYRFFDSVPMAGTILLKVEKGRLNEVREELLKTSRVTWMVDTGRITQGYRDMMGSMMAMVQMFSFMAVAAGGILIYNISMINIRERISELGTFIIMGGTDKETGRILLFEQVVYFILGIVLGVLGSIGIKYLLEHLVISDSYTIDLAIRPSCYGIAFLTCLAMAGASLLAQTRFIRKIRLTDILKERE from the coding sequence GTGAAAAGCTTCCGCAAGAACGTGGTCCGGTGCGCCAGGCAAAATCCAGGGTCTTTTCTGGGGGCGGTTTTCATCATTGCCATCGGCATATTTGTCTATGTGGCTATGATGGACACATTGAGAAACTTAGGGGACCAGGTGCAGCATTATTATGAGAGCAGTGCCATGGCAGATGTATTTGCCCAGGTTTCAGGAATCTCTGAGGTGGATTTAGAACGGTTAAAGGAGATTCCGGGGATTGAAGAGGTTTCCGGAAAAATGGCCGTTGATGTCAGACTGTTTGCCCCTTCCCAGACGGAGATCGTAACGGTGCATCTGATGTCTTACGATTCCTCAGATTCCTTAAACAGACTAATGTTAAAAGGGACGGGGACGGGAAAGGACAGCATTTATCTGGGAAACCGGATGGCCGGATTATATGGATACGAAAACGGAACACCGCTCACTCTCATGATTGATGGGAAAAGCGTGAGATGTGAGCTTGCCGGAACCTGTTACGGGCCGGATTACATATATGCCATTCCTCCCGGAGGAGCCATGATCCCTGATGGAGAGATATACGACATTGCCTGTATAGAAAAAAACAGGATGGAGGAACTGACAGGGAAAAAGGATTCCATGAATGAGCTGGGTTTCCGGTTGGCAAATGGATATACCTACGAAGACGTGCGCTATCAGCTGATGGACCGCCTTTCCGGGTATGGCCTGATTTCTATCTCTTCTAAGGAAGACCAGGTCAGCTATAATATGGTAAAGGGAGAGATAAATGAGCTGTACTCCATGGGAACGGTACTCCCTGTTCTGTTTATGTCGATTTCCGTGTTCATGCTTTATGTGGTATTAAAAAAGATGATAGACAGGGATCAGAGCCTTATAGGCACTATGAAATCCTTTGGAATGAAAGACGGGGAACTGATTTTGGCATACCTTTATCAGGGCGCTGAGGTGGGGGTTTTAGGTGCTTTGGCAGGAAGTATTCTGGCGGTTCCTTTTGGCAAGTATATGTTTCTTATATATGTGGACTTTTTTAATCTGCCGGACACGGTCTATCACAGCTACATGAATACAAGGATAAGCGGCATGGGCATCGCGGTGGGGACCGGGCTTTTAGCGGTTTATTTAGGGGTCAGGGGAATCTTAAAGATCACTCCGGCCCAGGCCATGAGAGCAAAGGCTCCTGCTGCCGCAGGGAATTTAAGGCTGCCCGCTTTTCTGGCCTCCAGGTTTGGTGCCATGGAAAAAATGGGGCTCCGCTCCGTGGTGAGGAACCCTTTTCGAGGGTTTTTGATTATCCTGGCTATTGCATTTCCTTTTTCCATGTCTTCCGTGCTTTTTTCTTTTAATGGAGTAGCAGATCAGATGTTTCTGGATCAGTTCAGCAAGGTGCAGACTTATGATATACAAATTTCCCTGGACCGCTATGTATCTCCCTCCCGGGGGGAATCGGCAGGGGAAGGAATCAGGGGAGTGGGGAAGAGCGAAGCAGTCATCCAGAAGGCAGTGGAATTAAAGCATGAAAATCTGTCGGAATTTGCCATGATTTACGGACTGAACCGGGGATCTGACATGTGGAGGATCATGGATCTCTACGGCCGGTTTTATGAACCGCCGGAGGATGGGATTATTATAAACAGCCGGATTGCAGATAAGCTCCATCTGGAGGAAGGGGATGTTATGGAAGTATCCGTCCCCGGCCTGACTGCGGAAGCAGTAAAGGTTCCGGTAAAAGCTGTCATAAAGGAGAGTCTGGGAGGCGGCTGCTATATGTCGGCAAAGGGATTTTACCGCTTTTTTGATTCTGTCCCAATGGCTGGAACCATTCTTTTAAAGGTGGAAAAAGGAAGGCTTAATGAAGTCCGGGAAGAACTTTTAAAAACCAGCCGGGTGACCTGGATGGTGGATACCGGCCGAATCACCCAGGGCTACCGGGACATGATGGGCAGCATGATGGCAATGGTCCAGATGTTTTCCTTTATGGCTGTGGCGGCAGGAGGGATTCTCATTTATAATATTTCCATGATCAATATCAGGGAACGGATCTCAGAGCTTGGAACGTTTATCATCATGGGAGGAACGGATAAGGAAACCGGAAGGATTCTCCTGTTTGAACAGGTGGTCTACTTCATTCTGGGAATTGTCTTAGGAGTGCTTGGGAGCATTGGGATAAAGTACCTTTTGGAACATCTGGTCATATCCGATTCCTATACCATTGATCTGGCTATACGGCCATCCTGCTATGGGATAGCGTTTCTTACCTGTCTTGCAATGGCAGGGGCTTCTTTGCTGGCCCAGACTCGGTTTATAAGAAAGATAAGACTCACGGATATTTTAAAGGAAAGGGAGTAA
- a CDS encoding ABC transporter ATP-binding protein translates to MEALIRAEKVCKDYEAGEVSVQALKHVSFEILRGEFIVILGPSGSGKSTLLNILGGIETVTSGTVYYDGTPLSWGDLKSLTAYRRAHAGFIFQFYNLMPGLTALENVQLAAELSTDPLDPETLLEQVGLLDRAGHFPSRLSGGQQQRVAIARALCKNPDILLCDEPTGALDSGTGSQILKLLSDFNRQYEKTVLLITHNENIAEIADRVFYFKDGCLEKIRVNERPLKPEEVVW, encoded by the coding sequence ATGGAGGCTTTAATCAGAGCAGAAAAAGTGTGCAAGGATTATGAAGCGGGTGAGGTCAGTGTCCAGGCCTTAAAGCATGTATCTTTTGAGATTCTCCGTGGAGAATTTATTGTGATTTTAGGGCCAAGCGGATCTGGAAAAAGCACCCTTTTAAATATATTGGGCGGGATTGAAACCGTTACCAGCGGGACTGTCTATTACGATGGTACGCCTCTTTCCTGGGGAGATTTAAAGAGCCTTACGGCTTATCGCCGGGCCCATGCCGGGTTTATCTTTCAGTTTTATAATTTGATGCCAGGACTGACTGCACTGGAAAATGTTCAGCTGGCGGCAGAACTTTCCACGGATCCTTTGGACCCGGAAACGCTGCTTGAGCAGGTGGGGCTTTTGGACAGGGCAGGCCATTTCCCAAGCAGGCTGTCGGGAGGCCAGCAGCAGAGGGTGGCCATTGCCAGAGCCTTGTGTAAGAATCCTGATATCCTTCTTTGCGACGAACCTACGGGGGCCTTAGACAGCGGCACAGGAAGCCAGATATTAAAGCTGTTGTCGGATTTTAACAGGCAGTATGAAAAGACCGTACTTTTAATCACCCATAATGAAAACATTGCAGAAATTGCAGACCGGGTTTTTTATTTTAAGGATGGGTGTCTGGAAAAGATTCGTGTCAATGAAAGACCCTTAAAGCCGGAGGAGGTGGTCTGGTAG
- a CDS encoding efflux RND transporter periplasmic adaptor subunit: protein MKIRMEGRKKKLCFLAAGIALVLIIGWTAVKSFKGTPVQTVAASYENVEDRYTEEGIITAGGEYRLVSEVSGPVKEVMVRENDGVKAGDILFTIDDKDLLHERSLCESALAGYKAKLEQSRIGQVMTSSPQEYLDSIRAEVSAKEADYQAAKTLFDASQSLYSAGSISKIEWEKDRASYEYASLAWEQAKSRYEESRRFLESLKAGGIDETTINGRFYESVEEQLKAQIKSQETTMEQLEDRLKKCVVAADRAGIVTSLPVKDMSYIQAGETAATISGRGKVQAESDVLTSIAPYLTTGDKVTVILQLRNQDQMYGGIISQVYDYAAKGTSALGMDEYRVHVKIDMDENPDLEGKEGYGANIRFTLYQGENKLVIPSSAVFELDDQKYVFVIKNGKAEKQPVKIEYRTASQAVIKEGLTEGEKVIDHVDSEEIYEGAKVYAAS from the coding sequence ATGAAGATCCGAATGGAAGGCAGGAAAAAGAAATTGTGCTTTCTGGCTGCAGGAATCGCCCTTGTACTGATCATAGGGTGGACTGCAGTTAAAAGTTTTAAGGGGACCCCGGTGCAGACCGTGGCGGCTTCCTATGAAAACGTAGAAGACCGTTATACGGAGGAAGGAATCATTACGGCAGGAGGGGAATACCGCCTGGTTTCAGAGGTATCAGGGCCGGTAAAGGAGGTCATGGTCAGGGAAAATGATGGGGTGAAGGCAGGAGATATCCTGTTTACCATTGATGACAAGGACCTGTTGCATGAAAGATCCCTTTGTGAGAGCGCACTGGCAGGGTATAAGGCCAAGCTGGAACAGAGCCGGATCGGGCAGGTGATGACATCATCCCCTCAGGAGTATCTGGATTCCATAAGAGCGGAAGTGTCGGCAAAGGAGGCGGATTATCAGGCGGCAAAAACTCTTTTTGACGCTTCCCAGTCCCTTTATTCGGCCGGAAGCATTTCTAAAATCGAATGGGAGAAAGACAGGGCTTCTTATGAATACGCCTCTCTGGCGTGGGAACAGGCCAAGAGCCGGTATGAGGAGAGCCGGAGGTTTTTAGAGAGCTTAAAGGCGGGAGGCATTGATGAAACTACCATTAACGGAAGGTTTTATGAAAGCGTGGAGGAACAGTTAAAGGCCCAGATCAAATCCCAGGAAACTACCATGGAGCAGCTGGAAGACAGATTGAAAAAATGTGTGGTGGCTGCGGACCGGGCAGGGATCGTTACCTCCCTTCCGGTGAAGGATATGTCCTACATACAGGCAGGGGAAACTGCCGCGACCATAAGCGGGAGAGGAAAGGTCCAGGCAGAGTCTGACGTGCTTACCAGCATTGCGCCCTATCTCACTACAGGAGATAAGGTGACGGTGATCCTGCAGCTTAGGAATCAGGACCAAATGTACGGCGGGATCATAAGCCAGGTCTATGACTATGCGGCCAAAGGGACCTCTGCCCTGGGAATGGATGAATACAGGGTGCATGTGAAGATCGATATGGATGAGAATCCGGACCTGGAGGGAAAAGAAGGGTATGGGGCCAATATCCGCTTTACCCTGTATCAGGGGGAGAATAAGCTGGTGATCCCTTCAAGCGCTGTTTTTGAACTGGATGACCAGAAATATGTTTTTGTGATTAAAAACGGAAAGGCAGAAAAGCAGCCCGTTAAGATCGAATACAGGACCGCATCCCAGGCGGTCATAAAGGAAGGGCTGACAGAGGGAGAGAAGGTCATTGACCATGTGGACTCGGAAGAGATCTATGAAGGGGCAAAGGTGTATGCAGCTTCATAA
- a CDS encoding molybdopterin cofactor-binding domain-containing protein: MRTVNTSVKKKDAMALVTGKPVYTDDLAPGDCLIVKVLRSPHAHALIKKIHKEKAEKVAGIACILTYKDVPQKRFTMAGQSYPEPSPYDRLILDQRMRFVGDAAAIVAGETEEAVDHALRLLKVEYEVLEPVLDFKQAKDHQVLVHPEEDWLTLCPVGGDNKRNLCASGREEHGNVDEVLKQCDYVVEQVYHTKANQQAMMETFRAYSYLDAYGRLNMVASTQITFHVRRILAHALDIPKSRIRIIKPRIGGGFGAKQTVVAEVYPAIVTMKTGRPAKMIYSRYESQIASSPRHEMEVHVRVGANKEGILQAIDLYTLSNTGAYGEHGPTTVGLSGHKTIPLYRTAKAFRFGYDVVYTNRMSAGAYRGYGATQGIFAVESAVNELAEKMGMDSVKLRELNMVKEGDIMPAYYGETLNSCALDRCMARAKEMIRWDEKYPRVDMGNGKVRGVGVAMSMQGSSISGLDVASVELRLNDDGFYTLMIGASDMGTGCDTTLAQVAADCLECDVDEIVVHGTDTDVSPYDSGSYASSTMYLTGMAVVKACGEMREKIIRKGARYLDCPEDSLEFDGNRVYQPSGELEISLKDIGNRVMCFNEDMLTAGASHTSPVSPPPFMVGMAEVEVDKETGEVELLDYVAVVDCGTAINPNLARIQTEGGIAQGIGMAMYEDITYSAKGQMLQNSFMQYKLPTRQDVGHIRVEFESSYEPTGPFGAKSIGEIVINTPSPAIADAVANAVGVRVRELPVTAEKVYWGMNR; this comes from the coding sequence ATGCGTACGGTAAATACTTCTGTGAAAAAGAAGGATGCCATGGCCCTGGTAACCGGAAAGCCTGTGTATACCGATGACCTGGCTCCCGGAGACTGTCTCATTGTAAAGGTCCTAAGAAGCCCTCATGCCCATGCGCTGATTAAGAAGATCCATAAGGAAAAGGCGGAAAAGGTGGCTGGAATCGCCTGTATCCTTACCTACAAAGATGTTCCTCAGAAACGGTTTACCATGGCAGGACAGTCCTATCCGGAGCCAAGCCCCTATGACAGGCTGATACTGGACCAGAGGATGCGCTTTGTGGGAGATGCGGCGGCCATTGTAGCCGGTGAGACGGAAGAGGCGGTGGATCATGCCCTGCGCCTTTTAAAGGTAGAATATGAGGTTTTGGAGCCGGTGCTGGATTTTAAGCAGGCAAAGGATCATCAGGTATTAGTCCATCCGGAGGAGGACTGGCTCACGCTCTGTCCGGTGGGCGGGGATAATAAGAGGAATTTATGCGCTTCCGGAAGGGAAGAGCATGGCAACGTTGATGAGGTTTTAAAGCAGTGTGATTATGTAGTGGAACAGGTTTACCATACAAAGGCAAACCAGCAGGCAATGATGGAAACCTTCCGGGCTTATTCCTATCTGGATGCTTATGGGCGTTTGAATATGGTTGCATCCACACAGATCACCTTTCACGTTAGGAGGATCCTGGCTCATGCCCTGGATATTCCAAAGTCCCGGATCCGCATTATCAAGCCGCGGATCGGCGGCGGCTTCGGTGCAAAGCAGACCGTGGTAGCTGAGGTGTATCCGGCAATCGTGACGATGAAGACCGGCAGGCCGGCCAAGATGATCTACAGCCGGTATGAGTCCCAGATCGCCTCTTCTCCCCGCCATGAGATGGAAGTCCATGTGCGGGTGGGTGCCAATAAGGAAGGAATCCTTCAGGCAATCGATTTGTATACGCTGTCAAATACAGGGGCTTACGGGGAACACGGACCTACTACGGTAGGCTTGTCCGGACATAAGACCATCCCCCTTTACCGGACGGCCAAAGCCTTCCGCTTCGGATATGATGTGGTTTATACAAACCGCATGTCCGCAGGAGCTTATCGTGGATACGGAGCCACCCAGGGTATATTTGCGGTGGAATCTGCGGTCAATGAGCTGGCGGAAAAGATGGGAATGGATTCCGTAAAGTTAAGGGAATTAAACATGGTAAAGGAAGGCGATATCATGCCCGCTTACTATGGGGAAACTTTAAACAGCTGTGCCTTAGACCGGTGCATGGCCCGGGCCAAGGAGATGATCCGCTGGGATGAGAAGTATCCCAGGGTTGACATGGGAAATGGAAAGGTGCGGGGCGTAGGCGTAGCCATGTCCATGCAGGGGTCAAGCATTTCCGGCCTGGATGTGGCTTCCGTGGAGCTGCGCCTTAATGATGATGGCTTTTACACTCTTATGATCGGAGCTTCAGACATGGGAACTGGCTGCGACACCACCCTTGCCCAGGTAGCGGCTGATTGTCTGGAATGCGATGTGGATGAGATCGTGGTCCACGGAACGGATACGGATGTTTCCCCTTATGATTCCGGTTCTTATGCTTCCAGCACCATGTATCTGACCGGAATGGCTGTAGTAAAGGCCTGCGGGGAAATGCGGGAAAAAATAATAAGAAAAGGTGCCCGGTATCTTGACTGCCCGGAGGATTCCCTGGAATTTGACGGGAACAGGGTCTACCAGCCGTCGGGAGAGCTGGAAATATCCTTAAAGGATATAGGAAACAGGGTCATGTGCTTTAATGAAGACATGCTCACTGCCGGAGCCAGCCATACGTCTCCTGTATCGCCGCCTCCCTTTATGGTGGGAATGGCTGAGGTTGAGGTGGATAAGGAGACCGGTGAAGTAGAGCTTCTGGACTATGTGGCGGTTGTGGACTGCGGAACAGCCATTAATCCAAATCTGGCAAGGATTCAGACCGAGGGTGGAATCGCCCAGGGCATTGGCATGGCCATGTACGAAGATATCACTTATTCCGCCAAGGGACAGATGCTTCAGAATTCCTTCATGCAGTACAAGCTTCCGACCAGGCAGGATGTGGGCCATATCCGGGTGGAATTTGAAAGCAGCTATGAGCCTACAGGGCCTTTTGGAGCCAAGTCCATTGGTGAGATCGTGATCAATACTCCTTCTCCTGCCATTGCGGATGCAGTAGCCAATGCGGTAGGAGTGAGAGTAAGGGAATTGCCTGTTACGGCTGAAAAGGTGTATTGGGGAATGAATCGGTAA
- a CDS encoding cell wall-binding protein — translation MRKQKLKWLIPCAAAIFTIGASMTSFAAQGWTQENDTWVYYDSNGDVTTESWRKSGDNWFYLNEDGELATSSLIESDGNYYYVNSSGAMVANEWREVTADQDEEDAPDTYWYYFGSNGKAFKAPTSGKTSFKSIKVANGEFHNYSFDSEGRMLFGWVNEESTRQTGDDAWKDGIYYLGDSSDGAQANGWKSIEVEDSENEQDNFNGAYWFYFGTNGKKVKDTTKTINGLKYRFNENGAAESEWYDLASASTTSSGNQYYNLPEQCWLAKGWFKTVPSEEVDAEAYDDGTEYWFYSSTNGQLTTSQIKSINGLSYAFNEKGEMLQGLYKLTFESGKTIATYDEIETESDFPAVDDAAEVYYFGTSPKEGAMATGKTTIDIDGEKYTYNFRKAGSNKGAGYNTITDDSIYIQGRLIKADKDEKYKVVAYNDKEYLVGTSGKLAKSKTNVQDGDGKYYKTNSDGTIKESSYDKIK, via the coding sequence ATGAGAAAACAGAAACTTAAATGGCTGATTCCCTGCGCCGCAGCGATCTTTACCATAGGTGCATCCATGACCTCCTTTGCAGCACAGGGTTGGACACAGGAAAATGACACCTGGGTATACTACGATTCCAATGGAGACGTAACAACCGAATCTTGGCGCAAATCCGGTGACAACTGGTTCTATCTGAACGAAGATGGCGAGCTGGCTACAAGCAGCTTAATCGAATCCGACGGCAATTACTATTATGTAAATTCATCAGGAGCCATGGTTGCAAATGAATGGCGTGAAGTTACTGCCGACCAGGATGAAGAAGATGCGCCTGATACCTACTGGTACTACTTTGGCAGCAATGGAAAGGCCTTCAAGGCTCCTACCTCCGGCAAAACTTCCTTTAAATCCATAAAGGTTGCCAATGGAGAATTCCATAACTATTCCTTTGATTCAGAAGGAAGAATGCTGTTTGGCTGGGTCAATGAAGAATCCACACGCCAGACCGGTGACGACGCATGGAAGGACGGAATCTATTACTTAGGAGATTCCTCTGACGGCGCTCAGGCTAACGGATGGAAATCCATTGAAGTTGAAGATTCAGAAAATGAACAAGACAACTTTAACGGAGCTTACTGGTTCTATTTCGGTACCAATGGCAAAAAAGTAAAGGATACCACCAAAACCATCAACGGCTTAAAATATCGCTTCAATGAAAATGGAGCTGCTGAATCCGAATGGTATGATTTAGCCTCCGCTTCAACAACAAGCTCTGGCAACCAGTATTACAATCTCCCAGAACAGTGCTGGCTTGCAAAAGGCTGGTTCAAGACTGTTCCAAGTGAAGAGGTTGATGCAGAAGCTTATGATGACGGTACAGAATACTGGTTCTATTCTTCCACCAACGGACAGCTGACAACAAGCCAGATTAAGTCCATTAACGGTTTAAGCTATGCCTTCAACGAAAAGGGCGAAATGCTTCAGGGTCTTTATAAGCTGACCTTTGAATCAGGCAAGACAATCGCAACCTACGATGAGATCGAAACCGAAAGCGATTTCCCTGCAGTAGATGATGCAGCAGAGGTTTACTACTTCGGCACATCTCCAAAGGAAGGCGCTATGGCAACCGGCAAGACAACCATTGATATTGACGGCGAGAAATACACCTACAACTTCCGCAAGGCTGGAAGCAACAAGGGAGCCGGCTACAATACTATCACCGATGACAGCATCTACATTCAGGGCAGACTGATCAAGGCTGACAAAGATGAAAAGTATAAAGTAGTAGCATACAATGATAAAGAGTACTTAGTTGGTACAAGCGGAAAGCTTGCAAAGAGCAAGACAAACGTTCAGGATGGCGACGGTAAATACTACAAGACCAACAGTGACGGAACCATCAAAGAATCCAGCTACGATAAGATAAAATAA